ACGAGCTGCCGGACCGGGGGGCCGCGCGCCACCTGGGCCAGGTGCCCCTGCCCGGGCCGACGATGATCCATGACTTCATCGCCACCGAGCGGCACCTCGTCTTCTTCGTGACGCCACTGCGGCTCAACGTCTTCAAGATGTTGCTGGGGGTGGGGTACTACTCGAAGAACCTGGAGTGGCGGCCGGAGCTGGGGACGCAGGTGCTGGTGGTGCCCCTCGATGACCTGGCCCACCCGGTGCGCATCGAGACGGAGCCGCTCTTCACGTGGCACTTCGCCAATGCGTACGAGCGCGCGGGGTGCCTGGTGGTGGACTACGTGCGCTACCCGGACTTCGGCACCAACACGTGGCTGCGCGAGGTGACGCACGGCGTGCCCACGACGCCCTCCCAGGGCCGGCTGCACCGGGCGACGCTGGACTTGAAGGCACGCACCTTCCGCACCGAGGAGCGCCTGGCCCTGTCCTCCGAGTTCCCCCGGGTGGCGCCGCGGGTGGAGACGCGGGAGCACCGCTACCTCTACCTGTCCGTGCACTCGGGGCCGGCGGCGCAGCACGGCCCGCACGACGCGGTGGCGAAGGTGGACATGACGACGGGGCGCGAGGAGCGCTTCGCGCTGGGCGGCGAGCCGTACCCCACCGAGCCGGTGTTCGTGCCGCGAGCGGGTGCCACCGAGGAGGATGACGGCTACGTGCTGACGCAGGTGTACGACGTGCCGAGTGGTCTGACACACGTGGCGGTGCTGGACGCGCGGCACCCCGGCGCGGAGCCGCTGGCCCGGGCGTGGTTCGAGCACGCCATTCCCACCACCTTCCACGGCGGCTTCACCCCGGCTCCCCCGTCCAGCGGCCCGTAGCCCGGGGCTCTCTGGGGAGGGGGCGGGGTCAGGATCTACTGGACATGTCCTGAGTCAGGACGGTGCGGGTGAAGGCTGGTTTCTCCCGCGCTTCCAGGGGGTTGGCGCATCGGATGTAAAGGTTCCATACAGAGGCGGGGGCCGACTGAGACATCCATGCACCAGGGGATGTGCTCGCACCATCAAGGATTAGATGAGCTTTCGGCTCTTTAGCAAATGGCATGGATTCTGCTCGAACCCGGGAACGGCCGCGGTGGCATCCCCGTCACCGGCCAGCAGGAGGTTTGCCCTTGGTTCGTCATCGGATTCTGACCGCGCTTCTCGCCTTGCCCCTCGCGGCGTGCGGAGTGGAGGGAACGAACGCGGCGCCGGAGAGCACCGACGAGATTGGCACCCTGTCTTCGGCCGACGTGAAGTCCGCGCTGAGCGCCATCCCTGGCGTCCAGGTCGTCGGCAAGCACGAGGACGGAGTGATTCCCTTCTACGTCCGGGGTGACTTCGGCTCCACGGGCCAATCCCCGCGGGGGCTCGCGGCCGGTGACGTGCGCGCCCAGATGGGCGACGCGCTCAACCGCATCGCCCCCATCTTCCGCTTGCAGGCGGCGGACCTGGTGGTGCGGCGCACCCGCGTGGACGCCCAGGGCCACACGCACGTGCGCTATGCGCAGACGAAGAACGGCCTGCCGGTGGTGGGCGAGGAGCTCGTCGTGCACGTGGACCCCGAGGGCCACGTCTACGCGGTCAACGGCACGGCGCGCGATGGCGAGAACGTTCCGGCCGTGGCGCGCGTCTCCCGCGAGGCGGCCACCCAGTCCGCCCTGCGCCACACCGAGGGCACCGGGCTGCGCGCCGGGAGCGCCCGGCTGGTCTACTACCGCCCCGCGGGCAGCCGACTCCAGCTGGCCTATGAGGTGGTGGTGACGGGCGAGGGCGCCCTGCTGCCGGTGCGGGACCACGTCTTCGTGAGCGCGCGCGATGGCTCCATCCTGGGCCGCACCACGGACATCCACACCGCGCTCAACCGCAAGGTGTACTCGGCCAACAACACCAGCAGCACTCCGGGCACGCTCAAGCGCTCCGAGGGCCAGGCCGCCACCGGCGACACCCACGTCGACGTCAACTACGACAAGCTGGGCGCCACCTACAATTGCTACAAGAACAACTTCGGCCGCGACTCGCTCGACAACGCGGGCGCCACCCTCATCAGCACCGTGCACTACGGCAGCAGCTACGTGAACGCCTACTGGGACGGTACCCAGATGGTGTACGGCGACGGCAATGGCACGGACTCGACCATGCTCGGTCTGTCCGCGGACGTGACCACGCACGAGCTCACCCACGCGGTGACCGAGCACGAGTCCAACCTCACCTACTCGGGCGAGTCCGGCGGCCTCAACGA
The DNA window shown above is from Cystobacter fuscus DSM 2262 and carries:
- a CDS encoding carotenoid oxygenase family protein, with protein sequence MTRTAMKQSSEQPGWRGAFRDLTKDQGFQPLRIEGKLPEDLRGTLRRVGPMTFGVGTERYGHWFDGDGGVMAVRFDGSGARGAARVIDTPGLRAGREAGRILGSSYGTGSSPWRRLRHFGTKRNAANTSVLEWNGRIFALYEGGLPTELSPEDSRWLGETDLGVILTNFSAHPHRVPGREASYNFGMRYGRVTTLELYELPDRGAARHLGQVPLPGPTMIHDFIATERHLVFFVTPLRLNVFKMLLGVGYYSKNLEWRPELGTQVLVVPLDDLAHPVRIETEPLFTWHFANAYERAGCLVVDYVRYPDFGTNTWLREVTHGVPTTPSQGRLHRATLDLKARTFRTEERLALSSEFPRVAPRVETREHRYLYLSVHSGPAAQHGPHDAVAKVDMTTGREERFALGGEPYPTEPVFVPRAGATEEDDGYVLTQVYDVPSGLTHVAVLDARHPGAEPLARAWFEHAIPTTFHGGFTPAPPSSGP